The Salvelinus fontinalis isolate EN_2023a chromosome 39, ASM2944872v1, whole genome shotgun sequence genome has a window encoding:
- the LOC129838665 gene encoding islet amyloid polypeptide, translated as MYHLKLSVFLLVPLVLLRCVATAPSNRYFTSSSEQESALPNREGWLVPGIVSNPFLGLISARLQRGLTSVNSHHIEKRKCNTATCVTQRLADFLTRSSNTIGTVYAPTNVGSSTYGKRDLLRPPSYLPL; from the exons ATGTATCACCTGAAGCTGTCGGTGTTCCTTCTCGTGCCTCTCGTGCTGCTGCGCTGTGTCGCCACCGCCCCTAGCAACAG GTACTTCACGTCATCTAGTGAGCAGGAAAGCGCGCTCCCGAACAGAGAAGGCTGGCTCGTGCCCGGGATCGTCTCCAACCCCTTTCTCGGCCTCATTTCCGCGCGgctacagagagggctcacatcTGTCAACAG CCACCACATAGAGAAAAGGAAGTGCAACACAGCTACCTGTGTGACCCAGAGACTGGCCGACTTCCTGACCCGCTCCAGCAACACCATCGGCACGGTGTACGCCCCCACCAACGTAGGCTCCAGCACCTACGGGAAACGGGATCTACTGCGGCCTCCCAGCTATCTGCCTCTCTAG